Proteins co-encoded in one Papaver somniferum cultivar HN1 chromosome 5, ASM357369v1, whole genome shotgun sequence genomic window:
- the LOC113283387 gene encoding serine/threonine-protein kinase SRK2A-like yields MEKYDVVKDIGSGNFGVARLMRHKETKELVAMKYIERGHKIDENVAREIINHRSLRHPNIIRFKEVILTPTHLAIVMEYAAGGELFERICNAGRFSEDEARYFFQQLISGVHYCHALQICHRDLKLENTLLDGSPAPRLKICDFGYSKSSILHSRPKSTVGTPAYIAPEVLSRREYDGKLADVWSCGVTLYVMLVGAYPFEDQEDPKNFRKTIGRIMAVQYKIPDYVHVSQDCKHLLSRIFVANPSRRISIKEIKTHPWFLKNLPRELTETAQAIYYQREPPASLFSQTVDDIMKIVSEARTPPPSSRSVGGFGWAGEEEEEDEEAKEENAETGEAKEDTEDDEDEYEKRVKEVHASGEFHLT; encoded by the exons ATGGAGAAGTATGATGTTGTTAAAGATATTGGATCTGGGAATTTTGGTGTTGCTAGACTTATGCGACACAAGGAAACCAAAGAATTAGTTGCTATGAAATATATTGAGAGAGGTCACAAG ATTGATGAAAATGTAGCAAGAGAGATTATAAATCATAGATCTCTTCGACATCCAAACATTATCAGATTCAAGGAG GTTATTTTAACTCCAACCCATCTCGCTATAGTAATGGAATACGCAGCAGGTGGAGAACTCTTTGAACGAATCTGTAACGCTGGAAGATTCAGTGAAGATGAG GCAAGATATTTCTTCCAGCAGCTTATTTCTGGTGTTCATTACTGCCATGCTCTG CAAATTTGTCACAGAGATTTGAAGCTTGAGAATACACTGCTAGATGGGAGTCCTGCACCTCGGTTGAAAATCTGCGATTTTGGATATTCAAAA TCATCTATACTTCATTCGAGACCTAAATCAACGGTTGGCACACCGGCATATATTGCACCAGAAGTTCTTTCTCGTAGAGAATACGATGGAAAG TTGGCTGATGTCTGGTCCTGTGGAGTAACTCTTTATGTTATGCTTGTGGGAGCATACCCTTTCGAAGATCAAGAAGATCCCAAGAATTTCAGAAAGACCATTGGA CGTATAATGGCTGTTCAGTACAAAATCCCTGACTACGTTCACGTATCTCAAGATTGCAAACATCTTCTTTCTCGCATATTTGTTGCGAATCCATCCAGg AGGATTAGCATTAAGGAAATCAAGACTCACCCATGGTTCTTGAAGAACCTGCCAAGGGAGCTAACAGAGACAGCCCAAGCAATTTATTATCAAAGAGAACCCCCTGCAAGCCTTTTCAGCCAGACCGTGGATGACATAATGAAAATTGTTAGTGAGGCCAGAACCCCTCCTCCATCTTCTAGGTCTGTTGGTGGGTTTGGTTGGGcaggagaagaagaggaagaggacgaGGAGGCCAAAGAAGAGAATGCAGAGACAGGAGAAGCAAAAGAAGATACAGAGGATGACGAAGATGAATATGAGAAGAGGGTCAAGGAAGTTCATGCAAGTGGTGAATTCCATCTCACTTAA
- the LOC113279946 gene encoding uncharacterized protein LOC113279946, with product MNVLGCKWVYKTKLNVDGTVKRHKARLVAKGYHQVDGIDFEETFSTIVKDTTIRCVLSLALSNKWNMRQLDASNAFLHGHLKENVYMEQPPGYFDPEHPTHNSERMIMLVYMDAIILVGTSDSLLTSFITYFKSEFAMKDLGSLHYFLGIEANFDLSANKVRLTQNKYSVDLLIKHEMLGCKPCRTPVAYGPRVSSYDGELLKDAASYRSLVGGIQYLTLTRPDISFAVNYVSQFMHSPTDIHLHLAKRILKYNKGSLGQGIILGSGTCSELIAYCDSDWADCLDTRKYTSGYCIFVGGLVSWSSKKQHTISRFSTEVEYRGLANAAAKVLWLSYLFEELSVYLSLLCRVYCDNLGIGSLTENPIFHARTKHIKVDYHMIRDLVTSGFLKVSYIHTLSQIADLFTKGLSKSQFDMLKDKLMHVVHASVRGGVLD from the exons ATGAATGTTCTTGGCTGTAAGTGGGTTTACAAAACCAAACTAAATGTTGATGGTACAGTAAAGAGACATAAAGCAAGGTTAGTTGCTAAGGGTTATCATCAAGTGGATGGCATTGATTTTGAGGAGACTTTTAGTACTATTGTTAAAGATACTACCATCAGATGTGTTCTTAGTTTAGCTCTCTCAAACAAGTGGAATATGAGACAACTTGATGCTAGCAATGCTTTTCTACATGGCCACTTGAAAGAGAATGTTTATATGGAACAGCCTCCTGGATATTTTGATCCAGAACACCCTACACAT AATTCTGAGAGAATGATTATGTTAGTTTATATGGATGCCATTATTCTTGTGGGGACTTCTGACTCTCTCCTTACATCCTTTATCACTTATTTTAAGTCTGAGTTTGCCATGAAAGATCTTGGATCCTTACATTATTTCTTAGGCATTGAAGCTAATTTTGATCTCTCTGCAAATAAGGTACGTCTTACTCAGAACAAGTATTCCGTGGATCTTCTCATAAAACATGAAATGTTGGGTTGTAAACCATGTAGAACTCCAGTAGCTTATGGTCCAAGGGTTTCTTCTTATGATGGTGAACTTCTGAAAGATGCAGCTTCTTATAGAAGCTTAGTGGGTGGAATTCAATATTTGACTCTTACCAGACCTGATATCAGCTTTGCAGTGAACTATGTTAGTCAGTTCATGCACAGTCCTACTGATATTCATCTGCATCTTGCTAAACGTATTCTTAAATACAATAAAGGCTCTCTCGGACAAGGTATTATTCTTGGAAGTGGTACTTGCTCAGAACTTATTGCCTATTGTGATAGTGACTGGGCCGATTGTCTTGATACACGCAAATACACTTCAGGATATTGTATTTTTGTGGGTGGTCTAGTTTCCTGGTCGTCCAAGAAGCAACACACTATTTCTCGCTTCTCAACAGAAGTTGAATACAGAGGACTTGCAAATGCAGCAGCTAAAGTTTTGTGGCTTTCCTACTTATTTGAAGAATTATCTGTCTACTTATCTCTTCTATGTCGAGTATACTGTGACAATCTTGGTATTGGAAGTTTAACTGAAAATCCTATTTTCCATGCTCGCACTAAGCACATTAAAGTAGATTATCATATGATACGTGATCTAGTTACTTCTGGGTTTCTGAAGGTCTCTTACATTCACACTCTTAGTCAAATAGCTGATTTGTTCACAAAAGGATTGTCCAAGTCTCAGTTTGATATGCTGAAGGACAAACTAATGCATGTTGTACATGCATCCGTTAGAGGGGGGGTGTTAGACTAA